The following coding sequences are from one Deltaproteobacteria bacterium window:
- a CDS encoding prepilin-type N-terminal cleavage/methylation domain-containing protein: MMLRSDAAGFTLVELLVVLVLISFLSSVVFISVSSGILKSEKTRFLTTFSQGLVHARTASLGRGETVRFEIDSAERSFSVAEKTLGEIPETLQIEANGALTLAQGRYGIAFYPDGSSSGGEIDITENGSLVERITIDKILGIIKREAPGS; the protein is encoded by the coding sequence ATGATGTTGCGCTCTGATGCAGCGGGTTTCACCCTCGTCGAACTACTTGTCGTCCTTGTGCTTATCAGCTTTCTCTCGTCTGTCGTCTTTATTTCCGTCTCGAGCGGGATCCTGAAATCGGAAAAGACACGCTTCCTGACGACCTTTTCACAGGGGCTGGTCCATGCCCGGACAGCGAGCCTCGGGCGTGGAGAGACCGTCCGGTTCGAGATCGATTCCGCTGAGCGGAGCTTTTCCGTTGCCGAGAAGACCCTTGGCGAGATCCCTGAGACCCTCCAGATCGAGGCAAACGGCGCGCTCACGCTTGCCCAGGGCCGCTACGGGATCGCCTTTTACCCGGACGGCAGCTCGAGCGGAGGCGAGATAGACATCACGGAAAACGGCTCATTGGTGGAACGCATCACCATCGACAAAATACTCGGGATCATCAAGCGGGAGGCGCCAGGATCGTGA
- a CDS encoding prepilin-type N-terminal cleavage/methylation domain-containing protein has translation MRYTPNLAKGFTLLELLISITLIAVLILVLSLGVRTGIRAWIRGKETSERVITSSAMEGLLSRQLQAAIRQDSHGAGEFTFFQGEPDELLFVTAHAPLSSLGGGIHLVHYWYDAEAETLFYSQKLLTRKEDLDAFTGGSTSIEDEEDWESSKVPGVTSCVFAFTGTGNEKGELLPPGTWEQTWKPGGDIPKAVAMSWSLVDEPKRSDKDTDIAWSVFPTDPLSLDARP, from the coding sequence ATGAGATATACACCCAACCTTGCCAAAGGTTTCACCCTCCTCGAACTCCTCATCTCCATAACGCTCATTGCCGTCCTGATCCTCGTCCTCTCCCTCGGGGTCCGAACCGGAATCAGGGCCTGGATCCGCGGAAAGGAGACGAGTGAAAGGGTCATCACCTCCTCGGCCATGGAGGGGCTCCTAAGCCGTCAGCTCCAGGCAGCCATTCGGCAAGATAGCCATGGCGCAGGGGAATTTACCTTTTTCCAGGGGGAGCCGGACGAACTCCTCTTCGTGACGGCGCACGCACCCCTCTCTTCCCTCGGGGGCGGGATCCATCTCGTCCACTACTGGTACGACGCAGAGGCAGAGACCCTTTTCTATTCCCAGAAGCTCCTCACACGAAAGGAAGACCTGGACGCATTCACGGGGGGCAGCACCTCCATCGAGGACGAGGAGGACTGGGAGTCATCCAAGGTCCCTGGGGTGACCTCGTGCGTATTCGCATTCACTGGCACAGGGAATGAGAAGGGTGAACTCCTGCCTCCTGGCACCTGGGAGCAGACGTGGAAACCGGGCGGAGACATCCCGAAGGCCGTGGCCATGTCCTGGAGCCTTGTTGACGAACCCAAAAGATCCGACAAGGATACGGACATTGCATGGAGCGTATTTCCGACAGATCCCCTCTCCCTCGATGCCAGGCCATGA
- a CDS encoding type II secretion system GspH family protein: MNIHHSGGPIKRTLRDTRAFTLIEVLVATAIAGIALGVLLAGISLGHRQAYRGAMATEAAKIAEYLLFMSQRDPDVLEKKDVELTGHPGWSYEAEVRDLVVRIDGEDHEAEDLEELIIRIYPPEDAPAFILTTWIKRPDAWILNP; encoded by the coding sequence GTGAACATCCACCACTCGGGCGGCCCCATCAAGAGGACCCTCCGGGATACGCGGGCCTTCACCCTCATTGAGGTCCTTGTGGCGACGGCCATAGCAGGCATAGCCCTTGGGGTCCTTCTGGCCGGCATATCCCTGGGGCACCGGCAGGCCTACCGGGGGGCTATGGCCACAGAGGCGGCGAAGATCGCAGAATATCTCCTCTTCATGTCCCAGAGAGACCCTGACGTGCTCGAAAAAAAGGATGTGGAACTCACGGGCCACCCCGGCTGGAGCTACGAGGCCGAGGTCCGTGACCTCGTGGTCAGGATCGACGGCGAGGACCACGAAGCGGAAGACCTCGAAGAACTCATCATCAGGATCTATCCCCCTGAAGACGCCCCTGCCTTCATCCTGACCACCTGGATCAAACGCCCTGACGCATGGATCCTGAATCCATGA
- the gspE gene encoding type II secretion system ATPase GspE, translated as MIQQVFSRFTAALKHASYRGIPADVPKEVTAPSADTDALLKAFPSLSAGDFPDKPPMVNGLSPQNMKQWRAVPVRLDDAEVQVAMADPRDLYLRELLEGIYGRPVRPYLAKEEDILAAIYRWYEAEMDLEKGGDEEGITSEDDLWEDPEQLRDLASEAPVIRLVNHLINQALEVKASDIHFEPFRDHVKVRFRIDGVLHDVETVPKRLQPAITSRLKLMGKMNIAEMRLPQDGRIKVREGVRDIDIRVSTLPTLFGESIVLRLLNREEVRLELSSLGLSPDHYAKFDDLITRPYGMILVTGPTGSGKTTTLYAAINRINTPDKKIITVEDPVEYQIDGINQIHVRTQIGLTFASALRTILRQDPDVILVGEIRDHETAEIAVQSALTGHLLFSTLHTNDAASAITRLQEMGIESYLLSSCLLAVMAQRLVRKICPYCKVLKDLPEGFFESVVNTLGEDMEFAQAQVYQGTGCPHCAGTGYSGRTGIYEFLEINDAIRRLIMQGADSGAIAAEAKASGMRTLRQDGIRKVIFGETTLEEVLRVTN; from the coding sequence ATGATTCAGCAAGTCTTTTCGCGTTTCACCGCTGCCCTCAAACACGCCTCGTACAGGGGAATACCTGCGGACGTTCCAAAAGAGGTGACAGCACCTTCGGCAGACACGGACGCCCTTCTGAAGGCATTTCCGTCCCTTTCAGCCGGTGATTTTCCCGACAAGCCCCCCATGGTGAACGGGCTTTCGCCCCAGAACATGAAACAATGGCGGGCGGTTCCGGTGAGGCTTGACGACGCTGAGGTGCAGGTCGCTATGGCGGATCCCCGGGACCTCTATCTCAGGGAGCTCCTGGAGGGCATCTACGGACGCCCTGTCAGGCCGTATCTCGCCAAGGAGGAGGACATCCTCGCTGCCATCTACAGGTGGTACGAGGCCGAGATGGACCTGGAAAAAGGCGGGGACGAGGAGGGGATCACGTCCGAAGACGATCTTTGGGAGGACCCGGAACAGCTTCGTGACCTGGCATCTGAGGCCCCGGTCATCCGCCTCGTGAACCATCTCATCAACCAGGCCCTCGAGGTCAAGGCCTCGGACATCCACTTCGAGCCCTTCCGCGACCACGTGAAGGTGCGGTTCCGCATCGACGGTGTGCTCCACGACGTGGAGACCGTGCCCAAACGCCTCCAGCCCGCCATCACCTCCCGGCTGAAACTCATGGGAAAGATGAACATCGCGGAGATGCGCCTCCCCCAGGACGGGAGGATCAAGGTCCGCGAGGGAGTACGCGATATCGACATCCGTGTCTCTACCCTTCCTACTCTCTTCGGAGAGAGCATCGTACTCAGACTCCTGAACCGTGAGGAGGTCCGCCTCGAGCTTTCATCCCTCGGACTCTCACCCGACCATTACGCCAAATTCGACGATCTCATCACCCGCCCTTACGGCATGATCCTCGTCACTGGTCCGACGGGAAGCGGAAAGACGACCACTCTATATGCGGCTATAAACCGCATCAACACCCCGGACAAAAAGATCATCACCGTAGAGGACCCGGTGGAGTACCAGATCGACGGCATCAACCAGATCCACGTCCGCACCCAGATCGGCCTCACCTTCGCCTCCGCCTTGAGGACCATCCTCCGCCAGGACCCGGACGTCATACTCGTGGGCGAAATCCGGGACCACGAAACCGCCGAGATCGCCGTCCAGTCTGCCCTTACCGGACACCTGCTCTTCTCCACCCTCCACACCAACGATGCGGCAAGCGCCATCACGAGGCTTCAGGAGATGGGCATAGAATCCTATCTCCTGTCTTCCTGCCTACTTGCGGTCATGGCCCAGAGGCTTGTACGGAAGATCTGCCCCTACTGCAAGGTACTAAAGGACCTGCCCGAGGGCTTCTTCGAGTCTGTGGTCAACACCCTGGGCGAAGACATGGAATTTGCCCAGGCCCAGGTATATCAAGGCACCGGATGCCCCCACTGCGCAGGCACCGGCTACTCAGGGCGAACCGGAATCTATGAGTTTCTTGAGATCAACGACGCCATCCGGCGTCTCATCATGCAGGGGGCGGACAGCGGGGCCATCGCCGCCGAGGCCAAGGCGTCCGGCATGAGGACCCTCCGCCAGGACGGCATCCGCAAGGTCATCTTCGGGGAGACCACCCTCGAGGAGGTCCTCCGGGTCACGAACTGA
- the gspG gene encoding type II secretion system major pseudopilin GspG gives MTRRRRESGFTLIELLVVVIILGLLASLVAPKFFGKLGASKQKIAKAQIENFGAALDEFRLDNGRYPTTAEGLAALREAPDGMEKWAGPYLPKPIPKDPWGHEYVYRSPGEHGDYDLVSYGQDGEPGGEGENTDIVSWE, from the coding sequence ATGACCCGCCGCAGACGGGAATCCGGCTTCACCCTCATCGAACTCCTTGTCGTAGTCATCATCCTCGGACTCCTCGCCTCTCTCGTAGCGCCCAAGTTCTTCGGCAAGCTGGGGGCGAGCAAGCAAAAGATCGCAAAGGCCCAGATAGAAAACTTCGGTGCGGCCCTTGACGAATTCAGGCTGGATAATGGCCGCTATCCCACGACTGCTGAAGGTCTTGCTGCCCTGCGAGAGGCCCCGGACGGTATGGAAAAATGGGCCGGGCCATATCTCCCCAAGCCCATCCCAAAGGATCCATGGGGACACGAATACGTCTATCGCTCCCCAGGAGAACACGGGGACTACGACCTCGTAAGCTATGGTCAGGACGGAGAGCCGGGTGGAGAGGGCGAAAACACGGACATCGTGAGCTGGGAATGA
- a CDS encoding general secretion pathway protein GspK, with protein MRSERGAVLILVLWVITMLTMVGGYYAMDAKIRRNLGQSAWDSVQGREALRSFILYMSSASAKEEDPTTGLGRSSPADRDKPAVASKKTGKGAEKEMDEETSPFDPDGIVHTIDFGGQELRFTIQSEAGKLDLNMATEEQITDVLSGLIGDQKEAKRIADAILDWRDPDNLERYPGSEKEAYLAMTPTYLPAQGPFRYLEELLLVDGMTRDLYDGPIEYEGADGTLWNGGLKDLFTVFNDSGKVVAYYAPLPLYELLDLGTGAKDEQAPPPAGGTVRIAIQTGTRSYEAFVRMGGGGPDVSNILFWKETSAKRSEQTR; from the coding sequence ATGAGATCGGAGCGCGGTGCTGTCCTCATCCTTGTCCTCTGGGTCATTACCATGCTCACCATGGTCGGGGGATACTATGCCATGGATGCGAAGATAAGAAGAAACCTCGGCCAGTCTGCATGGGACTCGGTCCAGGGCCGGGAGGCCCTCCGTTCCTTCATTCTTTACATGTCCTCTGCCTCTGCCAAGGAAGAGGATCCGACCACAGGCCTGGGGCGGAGCAGCCCCGCGGACCGCGACAAACCCGCTGTCGCATCAAAGAAAACGGGAAAAGGTGCCGAAAAGGAAATGGACGAAGAGACGTCTCCCTTTGACCCAGACGGAATTGTCCATACCATCGATTTCGGCGGTCAGGAACTGCGCTTTACTATCCAAAGCGAGGCTGGCAAGCTGGATCTCAATATGGCGACGGAAGAACAGATCACTGACGTCCTAAGCGGGCTGATCGGCGACCAGAAAGAGGCAAAGCGCATTGCTGATGCCATCCTCGACTGGCGGGATCCGGACAACCTGGAACGTTACCCGGGTTCTGAAAAGGAGGCCTACCTGGCCATGACCCCAACGTATCTCCCGGCCCAGGGACCGTTCCGTTACCTGGAGGAGCTTCTCCTCGTGGATGGAATGACCCGTGACCTCTATGACGGCCCCATTGAATACGAGGGAGCCGACGGCACTTTGTGGAACGGTGGGCTCAAGGACCTTTTTACTGTTTTCAACGATTCTGGTAAGGTAGTCGCCTATTATGCCCCCCTCCCCCTCTATGAACTCCTGGATCTCGGGACAGGCGCGAAAGACGAACAGGCCCCGCCACCTGCCGGTGGAACCGTCAGGATCGCGATCCAGACCGGAACCCGTTCCTATGAGGCCTTTGTAAGGATGGGAGGAGGCGGTCCTGACGTGAGCAACATCCTTTTCTGGAAGGAAACCTCGGCCAAAAGGAGCGAGCAAACGAGGTGA
- a CDS encoding PilN domain-containing protein, translating to MIGDREILGIHFDDAGFDAARLERKGGKWRKVELPVLEYDPGIPAIEHTRRLLASLKPSSRRRIVVGLSRRYLFLRELSYPQLSETEAIQAVRLGISLHTHLDPNEILFDVGAFTREGKTVVLLGYVKRSFIDPIIKTIREAGHGRSLGPIAPSTLGLDILLRKGKAPFPCAAIGDQNGSAVISLHGVSTWEGSHLVPGFIAGKEREALEAVSVGIPPIFAESISAPRFRVGDLTDLSSCQDPCSLDPLSGLCGPGGRTTWGLCAAAIGLSPFPFLSFQEGLRKKPLYLRLRPWQIAAALAAILLLGATGLRWLEVQAKERAYAALEEKIHSLERTLAPLEERKQEADKIWTRFHDVQEFTSGKDIPLKVLLALATDTPSESWIRSLSLKDGKIRIAGEGASATEAIARWRDNPLFSDVKMVSPVTKGNDQKERFSVELVLRPAGEEPPASGPEKGAGDAHPAAKGPGN from the coding sequence GTGATCGGAGATCGGGAAATCCTCGGGATCCACTTCGACGATGCGGGATTTGATGCAGCCCGCCTGGAGCGAAAGGGAGGGAAGTGGCGCAAGGTCGAGCTGCCAGTCCTTGAGTACGACCCAGGCATTCCCGCCATCGAGCACACGAGACGTCTCCTTGCCTCCCTCAAACCCTCCAGCCGCAGAAGGATCGTGGTCGGACTTTCCCGCAGGTACCTTTTTTTGAGGGAACTCTCCTATCCCCAACTCTCCGAGACTGAGGCCATTCAGGCAGTGCGTCTCGGCATATCCCTCCATACCCATCTCGATCCCAATGAGATCCTCTTCGACGTCGGGGCGTTCACCCGGGAGGGGAAAACCGTCGTCCTCCTCGGATACGTCAAGAGATCCTTCATCGACCCCATAATAAAGACGATCCGGGAGGCCGGCCACGGAAGATCCCTGGGCCCAATCGCCCCTTCCACCCTCGGACTCGACATCCTCCTGAGAAAGGGCAAGGCCCCCTTTCCTTGCGCGGCCATAGGGGATCAAAACGGCTCCGCCGTGATCTCCCTCCACGGAGTCTCGACATGGGAGGGTTCCCATCTGGTCCCAGGTTTCATCGCCGGCAAGGAACGAGAGGCCCTGGAGGCAGTCTCCGTCGGGATCCCGCCCATCTTTGCCGAGTCCATTTCCGCCCCACGTTTCAGGGTCGGGGACCTCACTGATCTCTCCTCCTGTCAGGATCCCTGTTCCCTCGATCCCCTTTCAGGGCTTTGCGGCCCTGGGGGGCGGACCACCTGGGGGCTCTGCGCCGCAGCCATAGGCTTATCGCCCTTTCCCTTCCTCTCCTTTCAGGAGGGGCTGAGAAAAAAACCCCTGTATCTTCGCCTGCGGCCATGGCAGATCGCCGCAGCCCTGGCTGCTATCCTCCTCCTTGGGGCCACAGGCCTGCGATGGTTGGAAGTGCAGGCCAAGGAGAGGGCCTATGCGGCCCTTGAAGAAAAGATCCATAGTCTCGAACGCACCCTTGCCCCCCTCGAGGAACGCAAACAAGAGGCGGACAAGATCTGGACCCGATTCCATGACGTGCAGGAATTCACCTCAGGCAAGGATATCCCTCTGAAGGTCCTCCTCGCCCTTGCTACCGACACCCCTTCCGAATCGTGGATCCGCTCCCTCAGCCTGAAAGACGGCAAGATCCGCATCGCCGGCGAGGGGGCCTCGGCCACAGAGGCGATCGCCAGGTGGCGCGACAACCCCCTCTTTTCCGATGTCAAGATGGTCTCCCCGGTCACCAAGGGCAACGACCAGAAGGAGCGTTTTTCCGTGGAACTCGTCCTGAGGCCCGCCGGGGAGGAACCCCCTGCTTCAGGCCCGGAAAAGGGAGCGGGTGATGCCCATCCAGCGGCAAAAGGCCCTGGGAACTGA
- a CDS encoding type II secretion system F family protein, whose product MPNFAYEAISAKGQRIQGQNEAASREALIATLISQGLQPVSVKKLRPIEGILSDLLARRSRFSHDALLAFTRELADLLGAGVPLERSLIVIADSAEDARTKALVTGLLQAIQGGKSLSEALSDHPEIFGRLYVNMVTVGELGGVLPKVLSRLGGFLERSREIRNFIVTSSIYPSILAVVGILSIFVLVTFVVPKFGQIFEDLNQPMPLPTQMIVSFSDFAKSWWWVLVLAGGAGFIAFSSFLKTQDGKTRWDRFVLRIPFAGPMILRIELGRLCRTLGTLLESGVPILKGISLAREVVSNTVIKESLDEIYKGVRQGQSLSGLMKRGRIYPPLIVNLVSIGEETGAMDAMLLKIADDLDARIQHDTKVYLSLVEPLTIVVMGLVIGGIILSMLLAVFGINDVAL is encoded by the coding sequence ATGCCGAACTTTGCCTACGAGGCAATCTCTGCGAAAGGACAACGGATCCAGGGCCAGAACGAGGCCGCGAGCCGTGAGGCCCTCATTGCGACCCTTATCTCACAGGGGCTCCAGCCCGTCTCTGTCAAGAAGCTCCGGCCCATCGAAGGGATCCTCTCCGATCTCCTGGCCCGCAGGTCCCGATTCTCCCATGATGCCCTCCTTGCCTTCACCCGTGAGCTCGCCGACCTCCTGGGTGCCGGGGTCCCCCTCGAGCGCTCCCTCATCGTGATCGCCGATTCGGCAGAGGACGCCCGGACCAAGGCCCTTGTCACCGGACTCCTTCAGGCGATCCAGGGCGGGAAAAGCCTCTCCGAGGCACTTTCCGACCACCCGGAGATCTTCGGCCGCCTCTATGTCAACATGGTCACGGTGGGCGAACTCGGAGGCGTTCTCCCTAAGGTCCTCTCACGTCTCGGCGGTTTTCTCGAGCGATCCCGCGAGATTCGAAACTTCATCGTCACATCCTCCATCTATCCGAGCATCCTTGCTGTCGTAGGTATCCTCTCCATCTTTGTCCTTGTCACCTTTGTGGTCCCCAAATTCGGCCAGATCTTCGAAGACCTCAACCAGCCCATGCCCCTTCCCACCCAGATGATCGTCTCGTTCAGCGACTTTGCCAAAAGCTGGTGGTGGGTCCTCGTTCTGGCCGGAGGCGCGGGTTTTATCGCCTTCTCCTCTTTTTTGAAGACGCAGGACGGAAAGACGCGCTGGGACCGGTTCGTACTGAGAATCCCGTTTGCCGGCCCCATGATCCTGCGCATCGAGCTGGGACGCCTCTGCCGGACCCTCGGCACGCTTTTGGAGAGCGGAGTCCCGATCCTGAAGGGCATCTCGCTTGCCCGCGAGGTGGTCTCTAATACCGTCATCAAGGAAAGCCTCGACGAGATCTACAAGGGGGTGCGCCAGGGCCAGAGCCTTAGCGGACTCATGAAACGCGGCCGGATCTATCCGCCTCTCATCGTAAACCTCGTCTCCATCGGAGAAGAGACCGGGGCCATGGACGCCATGCTCCTCAAGATCGCAGACGATCTGGACGCCAGGATCCAGCACGACACCAAGGTCTATCTCTCCCTTGTTGAGCCGCTCACCATAGTCGTCATGGGGCTTGTAATCGGAGGGATCATCCTCTCCATGCTCCTTGCGGTCTTCGGCATTAATGATGTTGCGCTCTGA